One window of Rasiella rasia genomic DNA carries:
- a CDS encoding FadR/GntR family transcriptional regulator gives MKVEILTTNENYSLQKQVIVKIRDLINHKNLEPGDKLPSERMLSEKFEVTRSTIREAIQKLEFYGLLKSRPQSGTFVANIGVVAMNGMIDDILRLEDPDFKSLVETRILLELKTSRLAAIRRTEEDLESMKNALEAYALKVTNGEDAVQEDLLFHLAIAKASGNSSMNTFMLIITPEIITNFGKYHVCDAALAFSGIEEHRLIYEAIKEQNPQLAKKRMKQHFKELYKYCYNVEV, from the coding sequence ATGAAAGTAGAAATTCTTACAACAAATGAAAACTATTCGCTTCAGAAACAGGTAATAGTGAAAATTCGAGATTTAATAAATCATAAGAATTTAGAACCTGGCGATAAGCTACCGTCTGAACGTATGCTTTCAGAAAAATTTGAGGTTACTAGAAGTACCATTCGCGAGGCCATTCAAAAACTGGAATTTTATGGACTATTAAAATCTAGACCTCAAAGTGGAACGTTTGTCGCCAATATTGGTGTGGTGGCTATGAATGGAATGATAGACGATATTCTACGTCTTGAAGATCCAGACTTCAAATCGCTGGTTGAAACAAGAATTCTTCTAGAATTAAAAACATCAAGGTTGGCTGCTATTAGAAGAACTGAAGAGGATCTTGAAAGTATGAAAAATGCGCTAGAAGCATATGCACTAAAAGTAACCAATGGCGAAGACGCAGTTCAAGAAGATTTACTTTTTCATTTAGCAATAGCGAAAGCCAGTGGAAATAGTTCTATGAATACATTTATGTTAATCATTACTCCTGAAATAATTACAAATTTTGGAAAGTACCACGTGTGTGATGCTGCCTTAGCATTCTCTGGAATTGAAGAACATAGGTTAATTTACGAAGCAATAAAGGAACAAAACCCGC